TCACACAATTCATTCTTACTTACTCTATTTCtttctactttttattttttttacaaaagtcTATTAGTTTATAAATGGGTTCGAGGTTACGGGGGTCTAATTCTGACTCCGAAGATTTGCGGATTGTTCAATTAATTCAAGAAATAGAAGATGATGATTCTGAAGTTGAATCGGCACCATCTATTCCGAGAGTTAGAGGTTACATCCCTAGGGAATGGGAGGTTGCTGCACAACATTTGTGGGATGATTATTTTTGTGAGACGCCAAAATATCCACAAAGAAAATTTAAACGTCGTTTTCGCATGCGCATACAATTATTTCTCCGAATAGTGCAAGGTATTACTACTTTCCAAAGTGATAATATGCCAAAATATTTTACTTGCTTTCTCAACGATTTGATACGATCTGTAGACCTACATTTACTACTATACAAAAATGTACGTCGGTTATACGTCAATTGGCGTATGGCACCGCTCCCGATATGTGGGATGAATATTTGCAAATGAGTGAGCAAACTTCGATACTATGTCTGGATTACTTTTGTATGTGTATTATTACATTGTACAAAAAAGAATACATGCGATCTCCAAATGCACGCGATGTTGCTAGATTGTATAGTGCTCACGAGGAGAGACATGGGTTTAGGGGTATGCTCGGTAGTATAGATTGTATGCACTGGGAGTGGAGGAATTGTCCTGTTGCTTTAAAAGGACAATACACTAGGGGTGATCACAAGAAACTGACCCTTATGCTTGAAGCTGTTGCTTCTTATGACTTGTGGATTTGGCATGCTTTTTTTGGGATGGCGGGTTCCAACAATGATATCAACGTTTTGAACCAATCACCTATATTTGATAAacttaagaacggaacatttccatCCGCACCATTTGAGGTAAATGGGAATGAATATAGCAAAGGATATTACCTTGCGGATGGTATATATCCCGATTGGGCAACTTTAGTTAAAGGATATTCATGTCCTACTTAAGAACCAACGATTAAGTTAACAAGATTTCAAGCTAGTGCCCAAAAGGATGTAGAGAGGGCATTTGGGGTTCTTCAAGGTCGTTTTCATATTATACGCCAAGCTTCACGAAGTATGAGCATTAACAGCATGCGAAGAGTGATGGAATGTTGTCTCATATTACATAACATGATACTTGAAGATAACGGCTTTGCACTTTCTAAATGGGAAGAAAGATTCACTACCGAAGAAATGGAAAATGGTATGAAACGTATACGAAACAGAGGACGGGATCGAGATATCATCGCAAGAGAAATAAGGGATCGAGATTTGCACAACCAACTCACCGAGGATTTAGTCGAGCACATTTGAAACCTTCCACCGACTTTTCGCAATGTGaattagttttttttttgtttaatctaTGTAATCGTCAATCTATGTACTTTTAAATTCTTATGaaaaattaattatgtatttttttattaatgttatttattttattttgttgtatATATTTACCATtttaatgtaatttattttattttgttgtatttatttattattttaaatcatttgaaaaaaataaaaactggTAGACCCAACTTAATTTGACACTGGCATTTGACACTTGGAGTTATTGGGGGGTCAAAATTTGATACTGCCATGTCACAGGCCAGATGCACTTtttgagcaaaaaatacaaatgatGTCATAGGCAGCGTTAGAAGCAGACTAATTCATcgtatttagttttttttttcaaattttaaaTCCAAACATCTCAATCCATTTAATGGCTTTCACCTTCTTCCCTAAATTCTTAATTAGGGTTCTTAATCCGATTTTACCCTGTCAACATTTATCCACCCAGATGAAATTAGGGTTATGATTCGTGCAGGTTTAATACACGACAAAAAAAATCAGCCTGATTGCGATGGCGATGACGATGTTGTGATTGATTGATTAATTCTATGAATAAGGGTTTTTATCTGTCGATCAATAATTGTCTTAATTCAAGGTAAGTATTTCTATGAATTATGGTTTTATTTGGATTTTTTGTAATTAGTTCAACATCCATATCTGCTATTTTCTTTAAGTTCTGGAATTAATAACCTACCTTGAGCTAAAAGTTTAAACTATGAGTCGACTGAATTCAAAACGATTCTATGATTATATATTTTTTGTTActgtttatattttaaaaaataaaaaaattgtaaaGAAATTTTATGACTgtcgatttgttttttttttttgtttttttttttgaaaatcatAACCTGTAGTAGATTAAAGACATTGAAAGTGATTCTTTTTACGTATTGATTTAATAAAACTCTCCTGAATAAAAATTTGTATTTCTTTACTTAATTTCGTTTTTTTAGAACAGCGAATTTAGGATCACACGGGGGGGCTtgaccacccgttgcgatcatctcccgtttcgactatgccgatgcagtgatATTAACCCGCCCCCTGTCACTGCCTGGGAGGAAACCttgaaccgatccaagggcacgaccaagtaaaacccccctcccctttacccccaacacaatgtgggaaaggtgccatgggtggatccTTACATGGCAGAGATAGAATTGCATTAATTGTTGCCCTGGAGTGGAGTCGAACTCTTGACCTCAAGTGTGTTAGAGGTAGGCCACTACCACTCAGGTACAACTGCAATCCTACTTAATTTCGTTTTTATGCTGATCAAAGAACAATTAATTTAATTCATACCACTTTTTGTTATGTGATTTCTATACTTTATGTAAATAAATCTGACTACTTTTGAGTGCAGGAAAAGAATCATGTTTAAAGATCAGTTTATAATCTTTAGACACTGAAAACACATCGTACATCATTCCATATAATGTTTTGAATTTTCGGTAAACATTCAACATGAGTTATAATAATGATTGCTATTAAGCATTGACATTTTTTGTTACCTGATTTACAAAAGTTTCATACAATTGAGTAATTTTTTATGCAGGTACCTGCTAGACAATATAAAACATGACTATGTTGTTGCTGCAGGTTGTTTCTTAAACATAGAAGAAAGTTTCATTCTCTTCCCTTAGGTAAGTGGTCTTTATATATAGTTTGTATGTTGTTAATTTTAACATGTTCTTACATATTCATATAGTCTGGTATATAGGTCATCAAATGGGTTTTAATAGGGTCTAAATGGCTAGATCGTTGGTAAGAGTCGTCTCAAATAATTCATTCAATTCCATCTTCGATATTGTCATTCAGTGGCCCATGGCTGAAAGGCAATGGGACAAATGGTCAGGTTATTTGCTTTGAAGTTGTCAAGGTGTTACTTCCTTTTATAATATTGTAATTTTCAATGACGGTTTGCATTTAATTTGGTGGGTTGATATTTAGGTTTTCATCTTGTTCATATTGCAGGGTTTTTTTTGGTGTAGGGTTATAGATATTAATGAATGTTAAAGGGTTTTTGAATGTAGTTTGTAGCAGTCAAGGTTTACCGTAAAAACTTTTTGTCCAATTTATGTTGTTTTTAGATGTTTGATCACCTATATTTGTTACATGTCCTACATCAACCCATTTGTTGCTAAATGGGTAGAAATAGCTACCTTTAACACTACCCCTTTAAACCATTTTTACACACTAGAACATGTAATACTATCCGATATAGTGGCTATAAATTGTATTTTTGTTGCTCTTATTTAAATGGGTTTATTTGGTTTTAGTTGTCTTTGATTTTGGCTAAGATTTTTGATTCTTTTATTTTGGGTTTGTTGTGGTGTTGACAATGGCTAATTGTTGATCTTTTCAGAACCAAGCAAATCGAAGCAGATTAAAGCATTTTGTTTGTTTTCTTTAATCGTTGCTATCTTCATGAGATTTTCACGGGCTGAGTACCAGGGAAATGTTGAGGTATGgttaacaaataatgataatatgattattttcatttcactattttgtcgTACAATATTCAGATTTCTCTGTTTAGGCAGCAGAAAGCAGGAGGCCTTcttgtgcttttttttttttttgaagagcaACTTGTGCTCTTCTTGTGCCCCAAATCTCTGTGCAACCGACTACGGTTCTACAACGGCGTTATCTCCTCAAATTATGATTTTCCTATAAATTTCGTTTGTGACCGATTGTGTACACAAACTGGTTGGTTCATTAGAATCATTTTGAATGAAAGTTATGCTAATCCTTCATAATCTAAATTATTCAAGTAGGTATGTTCTTTAACCTATCTTTTTAATAATCGCAGTATTTGATATGATTTTATCCATTTGTGTATTCGTTTATTCAGTTTGATGGCTAGATAGGGTTTATGCAATGCATTTTAGTCAATTTTCTTTATGAATATCAAcagtattttttattttatttttttttgtgtgtttttgTTATTCTCAATCTCatcacttttttatttttatttttgtgttTCTGTTTACACAAGTTGTGTTGCGGACATAAAATTCGATCAACAAGAAAGATGTCGACATCAAGGCAATAGTTGATATCATCTCATCAATATATCTGTAAGTTTCAAATTTCTTATAATGATTAATGCATAAAGTTATGTCAGATTTTATACCAGATGGTTTGGTTTCAATCGATTATGCAAGGTCAGATCCAATTTTTGGTCTAATTATGCTTTTTTTTTGTACAATTACGttaatacagtaataataattaGTTGTTGTTAATTATCTTTGTTTGGTGATGAGACCATTACCTATACCAATGAAGACAAATCGGAAATAGGGGTACACGAACCTAATATATGCAACATTTTCACAAATCTCCGTTTTAATATCACTAATATCTAATCAACTTTTAAACGTGTCAATGTGTTTGTAGGTTAGAGTCTCCTCAATCGTATACCTACTCATTCCTTAGTTAAGTTTCTTTAGAGATGAATTACTAAAGGTATGCCATTTACAACCAAACATTGTTTCAATTCTAACACATTGTGCATTGGCAGTTTCAATTTTATTTCAGGTTTTATTCGTATCATCAACATTATATATTATTACGATTTGACGTAGAATTACCTCAATTAAATGACCACTATAGTAATGATATGGTTGGAATGTTAACATGGGTAGGAATTGCCATTATAGTAGTGATAAAGTTTGAAATTTCTGCATCAGTCTCATTCTGGGTCAAAATTACCACTGCATAGAAGGTTTGGGTCGAAATTGCCACTACATCAAAGATCTGGGTCAAGACTGCTACACAACTCAAGGTttgtgtcaactttactactattTAACTTTTTTGGGTTAGTTTTACTTCTTACTCTGTGGGTTAGTTTTATGGGTCAAATTTATTGAGTCAGATTGCACTTGAGTCAACGTTACTGTTATGAGACTGTTTTGGGTTGAAGGTACGCCTATGTTGATTTGCCATTGTTGTCATTCGATCGTGACGGGAAGAATGCATAAATTTGAGAGGCGTTAAGGTATTatcatattagttttaattattcaCAATGGAAAATTGGGTGGGTCATGTAGGGTCGGTAACAGGTTGAAATGTGGTCGACCCGAAACATTTTAAATCTTAATATTTCTGtttatttcatatgtatatatggtTAGTTTCTAGATAGGGTACAACCATGCTTGACTGTTGATGTAATTGTATCTTTCAACAAATTCATGAAGAAACAAAATCACTTGCAACTTACTTGAATTTCAGCTTTCACGATTTTGGTTATTTCTTCTGTTTATACTTTTGCAGGGACCAAATGTTGGGCatcaaaaagatttgattattTAAATTATATTGTTTGTATACGTGTTTAGATAATTGTTTTTATTTACTTAATAGTTATTTTTTAGGATTGTAATGGGATGAAAGGGTATCTTTGAAATATTATTCATAATATCACTACTACTAATTTAGATTTTCTTTtaatgaatcatttgtattctatcTGTACAGGAAGGCAAAATAATATAAGAAGAAAACTGATGGGCTTTACTTGCTACATTAGGGTTTATTAAAGGTATTTCGATTAACGTAAATGAATTTTGATAAAAGTGACTTTAATTTTTAAGACTTCTTATGTTGTTTGTATTAATCTTCTTAGTCAAGTTTAATTTACAAATTTTGTTGGGCCAACCCAACACGTTTGAACCCATTTTAAATCAGTATTTTAGACCTGTTATTATACACAGGTGTACATTTTGACATGTTTCAATAGTAAAGAAAACTCATAGTATACATTATCAAATGAAAAACAATAACTTCTCCTAATATACATTATCGTATAACGtctttgttgtttttttttttggttaaatatacatgcataatacaattttataaaatcaTTGTTTTATTTCCTAACCTTTTTGTAGTCCTttgatatattttattttttaacctATGAATACTTGAATTAATTTCAGTGAAGATGTTACTAAATCACGTTATTATTATGTTGTTAAATCTTCATATGTGTAAGGACAAAGTTGCATGAGATATGAAATTCAGCTGGTGGGAGGAATGTAATGGCATTAAAAAGTCTAGTTCATGAGCTACTTAAATGTCATGTATGCTTAAACATCCTCCAATTCTTCAAGTATGTTTTTTTCTATCGTCTTCTAATCATGGGGGTGTTTAAATTTAGATTTGAATCTTAGTTGCTGGTTTTTACTATATGAATTTCTTAAAGTTCGGATAAATAATGACTAATGCGTACACTCAAAAACTGTATTATATTTCATTCTTAAATATCGTTACTTCAGATTTATAAGTTTAATACGTGCTACCATAGTGAGTAATGTGTACGCTTATATGCTCACTTTTTTTAGTCTTAATTGGCCGTTATAGGTTGATACTTCATTCAGATTTCAATATAAGTTTTAAACAACTCTTTGTTTTGAAAAAACCTACTTAAGTTATACAATTAAATTTTGTTACCCATTTTGACCATATGACCCATTTGGCATAATTCTTGGTTAACACTCAACAAATAGCTAAACTATAATGGCTTAATGAGAATATTGTTATTTCATTCCCAAGAGTTATTTTAGTTGTACAACTTTGTATTACTTTTTTTATTTACTTTCTAGAGTTAAAAAACTGTGCAGAGTTGAAGCATGAGTATTTATAACTTATTACTGCAATCAGACATAGTGGTTAGATTACTAAAGGTATTTGTAACATTTGGCTGTAACATGAGAAATTTTCATACTTGAGGTTGTCTGGATCTTAATTATATCAAACCATACATTGCCATCAATTATAACGATTTCGATTAGTCTTACTAAGAGCTGCCGTGCAGCACACGGGCTCTTAAGTATAACAAAAATACTTAAGCAGTTCACTCATAACAATACTTATGATACTGTCTTTAACATATCGTTAATTGATATAACATTTTATGATTCAAGTTTGTTTTTTGaagagtccccgtgcaacgcatgagctcttaaatctagtaatataatataatataatatactataatataatataatataatataatataatataactctATCTCTTCCCTAAGAAGTATATTTAAAAGACAATTGTTATCCACTTCCGTAGTCTTTGTGGAACGATCTCTGACTTACTAATTACTATACTATTTtgaccgggttttgttgctcgttagggtgttcaaAGTGATAAGTAAATTAAggtaatataaatttaaaagttgaaacaaAGCTAAGCACTATAAGCacacacttttcgcacatcaattcTGCTGGGATTTGAGTAATCACATTGCGTATCATGGTGCCCCCTGTGCatgagacagatctccctcatcgagataagtctgacctccaagccctgtttgacgttgaggctcaAGAGGATTTCTAGCCGATACAAAAGActccttttcaaggtttttcggtgTCTCTTCGGCtcctctggactacaacttctgacctAAGTCAGACAATTGTGTCTtaatggaagactttacttccttttgaagGTGACTTTACACCTTTATCAATTGATATTGTATTAGGTGAATATACACAACAAAAATAATCAAGATATTTAATCATTTGCAATGAGCCTTATGTTTCCCCCTCGGAGTAAATTCGAGTTGTTTGTTTTCATAAAACCCCATTTGAATGATAATGTAATCCTTACACCTGCGAGAAAAATACTAAAGCACGTGTTTTGTACTGTCATATATACAAAAGCTATTATACGTGAAGAATAAACAAAAATATTTTTGGATTACCAAACGAATACGTGCAAAAACACAATCTAGACATCAGTATCAGCCAGTAAGGTCAACATCCCTAGTTTCAGTTTTAGAAAGTTAAACCACTGTTCATCTAATGGTTTAGTGAATAAGTCAGGTAACTAATGTtctgtaggcacaaagtataattcaATATGACATTTTTCAATGTTATCCTTAATGAAGTGATACCTAATGTCATGCTGAACAGGATTGCAAGTTATAGCAATATCACTTTTTGAATCACAGTAAATATAAATCTTATTGAACTTAAAGCCATAGTCAGAAAGTTGTGTTCGCATCAACAACACTTGAGAGTAACAACTTGTAGCTGCAACATATTCTGCTTCGCATGTTGAAGTTTTAACACAATGTTGTTTCTTAGAAGACCAACTGACCAATTTATCTCCTAAATATTGAGCACTATCGAATGTGCTTTTCCGATCTAGTTTATAACCCCCATAGTCAGAATTTGAATACGCAACTAAGTCAAAGTCGGTTTCTTTAGGATACCATAAACCTAAATTTACAGTGCCTTTAAGGTACCTAACGATTCACTTAACTACCAAGAAAATGACTCCTTAGGCTTTGTCTGATATCTCTTACATAAACATATAGTAAACATGATATCGGGTCGGCTTGTAGTCAAGTACATTAATGAACCAATCATACTATGATACGTTGTTTGATTGTAAGGCTTTCATATTCATCTTCATTTATTTTCGTACAACTTTCCATGGGTGTTCCAATTGATTGGAAATTTTCAAgttcaaatttctttgaaatttcCAAAATCTATTTTTGTTTGACTGGTGAAAATACCCCTGGAAGTTGTCGTACTTATAAAACAAGGAAAAATTTAAGTTTGCCCATCATACTCATTTTGAAAGCACTAACAGTTAATTGTTCAAAAGTATAGCAGAATTTCAGACCGGTTGAGCCAAAGATAATATCATCCTTAAATCTGAACCAAATAATATGAGGACTGATgtttgcgaggtgtagtacgaaatagattatattttactatgaaatactattaaatacgatacaatttacacaagttatttatttatgtatagaatggatatacctaaaccttgctacaacacttataggcagtgtacctaatcgtagagtagtgtagtttttactaagtccggttcgtttcacagggagctagctgagtttaacgctatatatattttaaactatatttgtgtatatatatatatatacatatatatatatatatatatatatatatatatatatatatatatatatatatatatatatatatatatatatatatatatatatataagtagtattattattattataaagggggtttttaccgtttaatgaccggtttgtcgattttaatatttaaatcacagttaaaacctaatgtaaaatattaaatataaatataacttaatttaaagcgtaaagtaaatgacgataaataaaagtgcgataaataaaagtatgataattaaaagtgcaataatttgaagtacaaaaaataaaattacgataaataaaatgacggtaaataaaagtacgatgagatataaattaaaggaattatgcttatttaaacttccgtaatcatgatgtttgacgtgttgattttaatttattaccatgggttaattg
This genomic window from Rutidosis leptorrhynchoides isolate AG116_Rl617_1_P2 chromosome 2, CSIRO_AGI_Rlap_v1, whole genome shotgun sequence contains:
- the LOC139888805 gene encoding uncharacterized protein, with the protein product MGSRLRGSNSDSEDLRIVQLIQEIEDDDSEVESAPSIPRVRGYIPREWEVAAQHLPTFTTIQKCTSVIRQLAYGTAPDMWDEYLQMSEQTSILCLDYFCMCIITLYKKEYMRSPNARDVARLYSAHEERHGFRGMLGSIDCMHWEWRNCPVALKGQYTRGDHKKLTLMLEAVASYDLWIWHAFFGMAGSNNDINVLNQSPIFDKLKNGTFPSAPFEVNGNEYSKGYYLADGIYPDWATLVKGYSCPT